A window from Mycolicibacterium tokaiense encodes these proteins:
- a CDS encoding NAD(P)H-dependent amine dehydrogenase family protein translates to MTIRVALVGTGNCGRIALTQLIEDPRFELTAVGVSTEDKLGTDAGELAGLDVRTGIVATAGMDQVLATAPDCLVYCAMGDTRPVEATRDVTAALAAGINVVGSAPGGLQFPWTVLPDKAIRRVEDATLQGNSTVFITGVDPGFATDLMPFALAGTCQRIEQIRTMEIADYATYDGEVVMKIVMGFGNPLDQPGMLLLPGVLSAAWGTALKMLAAGIGVELDEITESYELEPAPEDIETACGVIAAGTVAAMRFEISGMVDGRAAVVVEHITRVREDLRPDWAQPAQPGGSYRVEITGEPSYAVDICPTSSRGDHNYAAILVAAGRIVNAIPDVVAAAPGIRTTLDMPLVTGKGVYRPAP, encoded by the coding sequence ATGACCATCCGCGTCGCGCTCGTCGGCACCGGTAACTGTGGCCGCATCGCTTTGACCCAGTTGATCGAGGATCCCCGCTTCGAACTCACCGCGGTGGGCGTGTCCACCGAGGACAAGCTCGGTACAGACGCCGGTGAGCTTGCCGGACTCGACGTGCGAACCGGGATCGTGGCCACCGCGGGCATGGACCAGGTGCTGGCCACCGCTCCCGACTGCCTGGTCTACTGCGCCATGGGGGACACCAGGCCCGTTGAAGCCACCCGTGACGTCACCGCGGCCCTGGCGGCCGGCATCAATGTCGTGGGGTCGGCCCCCGGCGGCTTGCAGTTCCCCTGGACCGTACTTCCGGACAAGGCCATCAGACGGGTCGAAGATGCCACGCTGCAGGGGAATTCGACGGTGTTCATCACTGGGGTGGACCCCGGTTTCGCCACCGACCTGATGCCCTTCGCGCTGGCGGGGACGTGTCAGCGCATCGAGCAGATCCGCACCATGGAGATCGCCGACTACGCCACCTACGACGGCGAGGTGGTGATGAAGATCGTGATGGGCTTCGGCAATCCGCTGGATCAGCCGGGCATGCTCCTGCTGCCGGGGGTGCTGAGCGCGGCGTGGGGGACCGCCTTGAAGATGCTGGCGGCCGGAATCGGTGTCGAACTCGACGAGATCACGGAGAGTTACGAACTCGAGCCCGCACCCGAGGACATCGAGACCGCGTGCGGGGTGATCGCGGCGGGCACCGTGGCCGCGATGCGCTTCGAGATCAGCGGCATGGTCGACGGCAGGGCGGCGGTGGTGGTGGAGCACATCACCCGGGTGCGTGAAGACCTGCGTCCCGACTGGGCGCAGCCTGCTCAGCCGGGAGGGTCCTACCGCGTCGAGATCACCGGCGAACCCTCCTATGCCGTCGACATCTGCCCCACCAGCAGCCGCGGTGACCACAACTACGCGGCCATCCTGGTGGCGGCCGGCCGCATCGTGAACGCGATACCGGACGTGGTGGCAGCGGCGCCGGGAATCCGCACCACTCTGGACATGCCGCTGGTCACCGGTAAGGGTGTCTACCGCCCGGCTCCGTGA
- a CDS encoding glucose 1-dehydrogenase has protein sequence MGRVDGKVVLISGGAQGMGAAHAKMLVDEGAKVVIGDILDEKGQALAAELGDAVRYVHLDVTEAQQWDAAVQTAVDTYGSLTALVNNAGIVALGKIGKFDMAKWQKVIDVNLTGTFLGMQAVVEQLKAAGGGSIINVSSIEGLRGAPMVHPYVASKWAVRGLAKSAALELGPFNIRVNSVHPGFIRTPMTKHFPDDMVTAPLGRPGKSEEVSTFIVFLVSDESSFSTGSEFVMDGGLVTDVPHKNLF, from the coding sequence ATGGGACGCGTGGACGGAAAAGTTGTACTGATCAGCGGCGGGGCTCAGGGCATGGGCGCCGCGCACGCCAAGATGCTGGTCGACGAGGGCGCCAAGGTGGTGATCGGCGACATCCTGGACGAGAAGGGGCAGGCACTGGCTGCGGAGTTGGGTGATGCGGTGCGCTACGTGCACCTGGACGTCACCGAGGCGCAGCAGTGGGACGCCGCAGTACAGACTGCCGTCGACACCTATGGCTCGCTGACCGCCCTGGTGAACAACGCGGGCATCGTGGCACTGGGCAAGATCGGCAAGTTCGATATGGCCAAGTGGCAGAAGGTGATCGACGTCAACCTCACCGGGACCTTCCTCGGGATGCAGGCGGTGGTGGAGCAGCTGAAGGCCGCCGGAGGTGGGTCGATCATCAACGTGTCGTCCATCGAAGGCCTGCGGGGGGCACCGATGGTGCACCCCTACGTGGCCTCGAAGTGGGCCGTCCGCGGCCTGGCGAAATCGGCGGCGCTGGAGCTGGGCCCGTTCAACATCCGAGTCAACTCGGTGCACCCCGGGTTCATCCGTACCCCGATGACCAAGCACTTCCCCGACGACATGGTGACCGCACCGTTGGGCCGGCCGGGCAAGTCCGAAGAGGTGTCCACCTTCATCGTGTTCCTGGTGAGCGACGAGTCGTCCTTCTCGACCGGCAGTGAGTTCGTGATGGACGGCGGCCTGGTCACCGACGTGCCGCACAAGAACCTGTTCTGA
- a CDS encoding SRPBCC family protein → MTDLRPVDVDPTTDLVLDRVVDVSPRAVWDAWTDPDLLVQWFTPAPWSTVKAELDVRPGGRMHTVMASPEGEQYPSTGCYLEVVQERRLIWTSALAPGYRPVPVLEGEFAMTVVLDLVPEGDGTRYIATVLHDSEAARKQHEAMGFAEGWGAALDQLVTLVKGR, encoded by the coding sequence ATGACCGACCTGCGACCCGTCGATGTGGACCCCACCACTGATCTGGTGCTCGACCGCGTGGTCGACGTGAGCCCCCGGGCCGTCTGGGATGCGTGGACGGATCCGGACCTGCTGGTGCAGTGGTTCACGCCGGCCCCGTGGTCGACGGTCAAGGCGGAGCTGGACGTCCGTCCCGGTGGCCGGATGCACACCGTGATGGCCTCACCGGAGGGTGAGCAGTACCCGTCGACCGGGTGCTATCTGGAGGTCGTGCAGGAGCGACGGCTCATCTGGACCTCGGCGCTGGCGCCGGGCTACCGCCCGGTCCCGGTGCTCGAGGGCGAGTTCGCCATGACGGTGGTGCTCGACCTCGTTCCCGAGGGCGATGGCACCCGTTACATTGCGACGGTGCTGCACGACAGCGAAGCCGCCCGCAAGCAGCACGAGGCGATGGGCTTCGCCGAAGGCTGGGGTGCGGCACTGGATCAGCTGGTCACCCTGGTCAAGGGACGGTGA
- a CDS encoding GGDEF domain-containing protein: protein MAIRRWWRQPDHFYWMTSLLAARGLQAGVCRVIAATVLGLGAVNVAMLASPRGPQGITNQVLVAAVAAVCVVLAALWLRRRWPSRTGSSLFVVIAAAGIAACCLAQHDPTAGLLGCTAFAALCGYVAFFHQPRLIVFTVAVATVTATVLALRQTADPVFAAAALAFLAMVLITVPAACQAMVHLLGINVLASEIDTLTGLPNRDAFYRATGALISARGRVDDRHLVLLVITLDNFSLLKSAGGTVACERALVAVAQTLRETTRSSAVLGHIGDAEFVIADTFSSTDSSPLVERVRGAVATTPPRLTASIGVVSTPLGALAGCPPEELLDELIELAGQSMGDARRGGGNQARYTVCPAPAAIEPENRSDADEQW, encoded by the coding sequence ATGGCGATCCGACGCTGGTGGCGCCAGCCCGACCACTTCTACTGGATGACCTCGCTGCTGGCCGCGCGCGGACTGCAAGCCGGTGTCTGCCGGGTGATCGCAGCCACCGTCCTGGGTCTCGGAGCGGTCAACGTCGCGATGCTCGCGAGCCCGCGCGGTCCGCAGGGCATCACCAACCAGGTGCTGGTGGCCGCGGTCGCGGCGGTCTGCGTGGTGCTCGCCGCCCTGTGGCTGCGCAGGCGGTGGCCCAGCAGAACCGGTTCGTCCCTCTTTGTGGTGATCGCGGCGGCCGGCATCGCCGCGTGCTGCCTGGCGCAGCACGATCCCACAGCGGGGCTTCTGGGATGCACGGCTTTTGCCGCGCTGTGCGGGTACGTGGCCTTCTTCCATCAACCGCGCCTCATCGTGTTCACCGTCGCGGTGGCGACCGTGACCGCGACGGTGCTCGCGCTGCGTCAGACCGCCGATCCGGTGTTCGCCGCCGCCGCCCTGGCGTTCCTGGCAATGGTCCTGATCACCGTTCCCGCCGCCTGCCAGGCGATGGTGCATCTGCTCGGCATCAACGTGTTGGCCTCGGAGATCGACACCCTCACCGGCCTGCCCAACCGGGATGCCTTCTACCGGGCCACCGGGGCACTCATCTCGGCGCGCGGCCGCGTCGACGACAGGCACCTGGTGCTGCTGGTGATCACGTTGGACAACTTCAGTCTGCTCAAGAGCGCCGGCGGCACGGTGGCCTGTGAGCGGGCGTTGGTGGCGGTGGCCCAGACGCTGCGCGAGACCACCCGCAGCTCGGCGGTCCTGGGGCACATCGGCGACGCCGAGTTCGTCATCGCCGACACGTTCTCCTCGACCGATTCCTCGCCGCTGGTGGAGCGGGTGCGCGGGGCGGTGGCCACCACCCCGCCACGGCTGACCGCCAGCATCGGCGTGGTCAGTACTCCGCTGGGGGCGTTGGCCGGTTGCCCGCCGGAGGAACTGCTCGACGAGCTCATCGAGCTGGCCGGCCAGAGCATGGGCGACGCCCGCCGGGGCGGTGGCAATCAGGCCCGGTACACGGTGTGCCCGGCGCCGGCCGCCATCGAGCCCGAGAACAGGTCTGACGCCGACGAGCAGTGGTGA
- a CDS encoding LysR family transcriptional regulator translates to MNLDELRWFLVLADTEHVTDAAAALGISQPTLSRALARLEDQVGAELFDRINRRLVLNAYGQIMADHARRATADLDAAVERIAALRDPDTGTVRLAFLHSVSSWYVPELLRRFRAGAPHMRFDLYQGPAHALSEHLRTGHADLAITSPRPGGPGFGWHSLYVEQLCLAVPHDHPFADRGSVRVADVAAEPVVALPAGFGLRQLSDELFAKAGVTPHIAVEAMEIPAVEGMVAAGFGVAVVPQPRPGRGEPNCAYVALSHRDAQRHIGLAWSTTRELPPAAERFAGFVKTLQRPGHALSSSS, encoded by the coding sequence GTGAACCTCGACGAACTGCGCTGGTTTCTGGTCCTCGCCGACACCGAACACGTCACCGACGCGGCAGCAGCGCTGGGGATCAGCCAGCCCACGCTGTCGCGGGCGCTGGCCCGGCTCGAGGACCAGGTGGGCGCTGAACTGTTCGACCGGATCAACCGCAGGCTGGTGCTCAACGCCTACGGGCAGATCATGGCCGACCATGCCCGCCGCGCCACCGCCGATCTGGACGCCGCAGTCGAACGCATTGCCGCACTGCGTGATCCGGACACCGGGACGGTCCGGCTGGCTTTCCTGCACTCGGTGTCCAGCTGGTATGTGCCCGAGCTGTTGCGCCGCTTCCGCGCCGGGGCGCCGCACATGCGGTTCGACCTGTACCAGGGGCCGGCCCACGCCCTGTCCGAACACCTGCGGACCGGACACGCCGACCTTGCCATCACCTCACCGCGCCCGGGTGGTCCCGGGTTCGGCTGGCACTCCCTCTACGTCGAGCAGCTGTGCCTAGCCGTGCCCCACGACCACCCCTTTGCCGACCGGGGCTCGGTGCGCGTCGCCGATGTCGCGGCCGAGCCCGTGGTGGCCCTGCCGGCGGGCTTCGGATTGCGGCAACTGAGCGACGAGCTGTTCGCGAAAGCCGGTGTCACGCCGCATATTGCGGTCGAGGCCATGGAGATCCCCGCCGTCGAGGGCATGGTGGCCGCCGGTTTCGGGGTGGCGGTGGTGCCGCAGCCACGCCCGGGCCGGGGTGAACCGAACTGCGCCTATGTCGCGCTGTCTCACCGCGATGCGCAACGGCACATCGGCCTGGCGTGGAGCACCACCCGAGAGTTGCCTCCCGCAGCTGAGCGGTTTGCCGGTTTCGTGAAAACCCTGCAGCGCCCAGGTCATGCTCTTTCTTCATCATCCTGA
- a CDS encoding MFS transporter, producing the protein MSIESPSQPGPTWAGHPPGSTDYRRLLAALFCAGVATFAQLYSLQGVLPQLAEHYRIGAADAALTVSLATTGLAVSVIPWSMVADRVGRVRAMSVSVAAATTLGLLVALAPTYQLLLAGRFVEGVALGGVPAVAIAYLTEEIERRHSARAAGIYVAGTTIGGLLGRVVAGPIAETVHWRMGVLVVAVLCALAAVGFIALAPRPRGFVPSTGGGVVQRLAANLRSPRQLALYAQAFLLMGGFVALYNFLGFRLTAAPFNLPHHLVSLVFLAYLAGTWASSRAGAEATRFGRRRVLLVAVAVMAAGVVMTLSNQLLVVLAGLVVATVGFFGAHAIASGWTAVAAGTGKAQASSLYNLAYYGGSSLVGWFGGVAFDARGWPALAATVLGLTVVAAAIAAVLLRDGPAASLRPGRTGRTATGSATGSIR; encoded by the coding sequence GTGTCCATCGAGAGCCCGTCGCAGCCCGGCCCCACCTGGGCCGGCCACCCGCCTGGCTCCACCGACTACCGCCGGTTGCTGGCGGCGTTGTTCTGCGCCGGCGTCGCGACATTCGCCCAGCTGTACTCGTTGCAAGGCGTGCTGCCCCAACTGGCCGAGCACTACCGCATCGGAGCCGCCGACGCCGCCTTGACCGTGTCGCTGGCCACCACCGGCCTGGCCGTCTCGGTGATTCCGTGGTCGATGGTCGCAGACCGGGTGGGCCGGGTGCGGGCCATGTCGGTGTCGGTGGCCGCGGCCACGACATTGGGCCTGCTGGTGGCGCTGGCGCCCACCTACCAGCTGCTGCTCGCGGGCAGATTCGTCGAAGGCGTCGCGCTGGGCGGGGTGCCCGCCGTCGCGATCGCCTACCTCACCGAGGAGATCGAGCGCAGGCACTCTGCGCGCGCCGCCGGGATCTACGTCGCCGGTACCACCATCGGCGGACTGCTGGGGCGGGTGGTTGCCGGACCCATCGCCGAGACCGTGCACTGGCGGATGGGCGTGTTGGTGGTGGCCGTGCTGTGCGCGCTGGCCGCAGTCGGATTCATCGCTCTGGCGCCCCGGCCCCGCGGCTTCGTGCCGTCCACCGGGGGCGGCGTGGTGCAGCGGCTGGCGGCCAATCTGCGCTCACCGCGGCAGTTGGCGCTCTACGCGCAGGCCTTCCTGCTGATGGGCGGCTTCGTCGCGCTGTACAACTTCCTGGGCTTCCGGCTCACCGCGGCACCGTTCAACCTGCCGCATCATCTCGTCAGCCTGGTGTTCCTGGCGTACCTGGCCGGCACGTGGGCGTCGTCGCGGGCAGGCGCGGAGGCCACCCGGTTCGGCCGACGCCGGGTGCTGCTGGTCGCGGTGGCGGTGATGGCCGCCGGCGTGGTGATGACCCTGTCGAATCAGCTGCTGGTGGTGCTCGCCGGGCTGGTGGTGGCCACCGTCGGGTTCTTCGGCGCCCATGCCATCGCCTCGGGGTGGACGGCGGTGGCGGCGGGCACCGGCAAGGCGCAGGCGTCGTCGTTGTACAACCTCGCCTACTACGGCGGGTCCAGCCTGGTGGGGTGGTTCGGCGGCGTGGCCTTCGACGCGCGCGGCTGGCCCGCCCTGGCCGCGACCGTACTGGGCCTGACCGTGGTGGCCGCCGCCATCGCGGCAGTGTTGCTGCGGGACGGACCGGCCGCGTCGCTCAGGCCAGGCCGAACTGGGCGTACAGCGACTGGGTCCGCCACAGGATCAATCCGATGA
- a CDS encoding rhomboid family intramembrane serine protease encodes MSYPGTPPPPPTEVPTCYRHPDRQTYVRCTRCGRFICGDCMRSAAVGHQCVECVAEGNKSVRQARSPMGGGLRPAGALPVVTYSLIAVNLIAFVAQMAIPDFQSQLVLWSPAVADGQWYRLITSAFLHYGVMHILFNMLVLYVMGPQLEQLFGRLRFGALYGVSAIGGSVLVYLLAPLNTGTAGASGAIYGLFGATFVVAKRMNLDLRPVLAVIGLNVAFTLIVPLVSSQNISWQGHLGGLVTGALVTAAFLYAPRQRQSLVQAGAVVALLAVFIGLILWRTQSLYAQFGLA; translated from the coding sequence ATGAGCTACCCCGGCACACCCCCGCCGCCGCCCACCGAAGTTCCCACCTGTTACCGCCATCCCGATCGGCAGACCTACGTCCGCTGCACCCGGTGCGGCCGCTTCATCTGCGGCGACTGCATGCGCTCGGCGGCCGTGGGCCACCAGTGTGTCGAATGTGTGGCCGAAGGCAACAAGAGCGTCCGGCAGGCTCGCAGTCCGATGGGCGGCGGGCTGCGTCCGGCCGGCGCCCTCCCCGTGGTCACCTACTCGCTGATCGCGGTGAACCTGATCGCCTTCGTGGCGCAGATGGCCATTCCTGACTTCCAGAGCCAGCTGGTGCTGTGGTCACCCGCGGTGGCCGACGGCCAGTGGTACCGCCTGATCACCTCGGCCTTTTTGCACTACGGCGTCATGCACATCTTGTTCAACATGCTGGTGCTCTATGTCATGGGCCCGCAGCTCGAGCAGTTGTTCGGCAGGTTGCGCTTCGGCGCGCTGTACGGGGTGAGCGCCATCGGCGGTTCGGTGCTGGTGTACCTGCTGGCGCCGCTGAACACGGGTACCGCCGGCGCGTCGGGGGCGATCTACGGCCTGTTCGGCGCGACGTTCGTGGTGGCCAAACGGATGAACCTGGATTTGCGGCCCGTGCTCGCGGTGATCGGGTTGAACGTGGCCTTCACGCTGATCGTCCCGCTGGTCAGCTCTCAGAACATCAGTTGGCAGGGCCACCTCGGTGGATTGGTCACCGGCGCGCTGGTCACCGCCGCGTTCCTCTACGCGCCCCGGCAGCGACAGAGCCTGGTGCAGGCCGGGGCCGTGGTCGCGCTGCTGGCGGTGTTCATCGGATTGATCCTGTGGCGGACCCAGTCGCTGTACGCCCAGTTCGGCCTGGCCTGA
- a CDS encoding MMPL family transporter — MSTFLHRLGRFAFARPWAVLGAWLALIAVVAGLLAVNPPKISNEMRINGTPAQEVIDQLASDLPQMAGGQGMIAFAAPDGQRVDQGANLAALLSAVDAVSHSEHVIDPRAAMANELAKGAASPTLTAGAAIERVQHQLPPPVGAPTPLLVDGQPVPGLVVSADGQTALLQFQFDKQTNDLPAGTVEHVVDAATAAATGLQVLPSASMAQLPEIIGVGEVIGVLIAALVLVITLGSLVAAGLPLATALTSVAVGVGGTFLLSHVFTMQSITAVLAIMLGLAVGIDYAMFIVNRQRRLILDRGHSAADAAARAVGTAGSAVVFAGTTVVIALVALSVAGIPLLTTMALAAAATVLVAVVAALTILPALLGLVGERICSAAARGKRSEDNTHRFAAAWVGAVVRHRIPVVIGGVLLTAVLAIPALGMHLGLPAGSGYNEGSPQRASYDLVAQHYGDGFNGPLLVVAEKPELSPAEIADIYTDLRRLDGVAGVSMQLVSDDSDKAVFSVVPAAGPTDAATADLVRAIRDHAGPLADSAQVRLGVTGITAMGIDISDRIASAIPLYIGVVVGLSLLVLTLVFRSIAVPVKATVGFLLSILATFGATTAVFQWGWLQQLFGLSATGPIMSLLPIIVTGVLYGLAMDYEVFLVSSMKEAHVHGLRGDDAVSHGFAQAARVVTAAAVIMMAVFAGFVFNADPMIKQIGFALAFGVFIDAFVVRMTMVPAVMSLLGDRAWWLPQGLQRSLPDLDIEGEKLNRALDAERVTV, encoded by the coding sequence ATGTCGACCTTCCTGCATCGTCTGGGACGCTTCGCGTTCGCCCGCCCGTGGGCCGTTCTGGGCGCCTGGCTGGCGTTGATCGCCGTCGTCGCGGGCCTCCTGGCGGTCAATCCCCCCAAGATCTCCAACGAGATGCGCATCAATGGCACCCCTGCTCAGGAGGTGATCGACCAGCTGGCTTCCGACCTGCCACAGATGGCGGGCGGCCAGGGCATGATTGCCTTCGCCGCACCCGACGGCCAGCGCGTCGACCAGGGCGCCAACCTCGCGGCGCTGCTGTCGGCCGTCGACGCGGTGTCGCACTCAGAGCACGTGATCGATCCACGGGCCGCCATGGCAAACGAGCTCGCCAAAGGAGCCGCCAGCCCGACCCTGACCGCGGGAGCGGCCATCGAACGGGTGCAACACCAACTCCCGCCGCCGGTCGGCGCTCCCACACCGCTGCTGGTCGACGGCCAGCCGGTGCCGGGGCTCGTGGTCTCGGCCGACGGCCAGACCGCCCTGCTGCAGTTCCAGTTCGACAAGCAGACCAACGACCTGCCCGCCGGCACGGTGGAGCACGTCGTCGATGCGGCCACCGCGGCCGCCACCGGCCTGCAGGTGCTGCCGTCGGCGTCGATGGCGCAGCTGCCCGAGATCATCGGCGTCGGTGAGGTGATCGGTGTCCTGATCGCCGCGCTGGTGCTCGTCATCACCCTGGGCTCGCTGGTGGCCGCCGGGCTGCCGCTGGCCACTGCACTGACGTCGGTGGCCGTCGGGGTGGGCGGGACCTTCCTGCTGTCCCATGTGTTCACCATGCAGTCCATCACCGCGGTCCTGGCCATCATGTTGGGTTTGGCGGTCGGCATCGACTACGCCATGTTCATCGTCAACCGGCAGCGCCGGCTGATTCTCGACCGCGGCCACAGCGCTGCGGATGCCGCCGCGCGGGCGGTGGGCACCGCGGGCAGCGCCGTGGTCTTCGCCGGCACCACGGTGGTGATAGCGCTGGTGGCCCTGTCGGTGGCCGGTATCCCGCTGCTGACCACGATGGCGCTGGCCGCGGCGGCGACGGTGTTGGTGGCGGTGGTGGCCGCCCTGACCATCCTGCCGGCGCTGCTGGGCCTGGTCGGGGAACGCATCTGCTCGGCGGCGGCACGCGGCAAGAGATCCGAGGACAACACCCACCGCTTCGCGGCGGCGTGGGTGGGAGCTGTGGTGCGCCACCGCATTCCGGTGGTGATCGGCGGCGTCCTGCTGACCGCCGTGCTCGCCATCCCGGCCCTGGGCATGCATCTGGGCCTGCCCGCCGGCTCCGGGTACAACGAGGGCAGCCCGCAGCGCGCGAGTTACGACCTGGTGGCGCAGCACTACGGCGACGGCTTCAACGGCCCGCTGTTGGTGGTGGCCGAGAAGCCGGAGCTGAGTCCTGCCGAGATCGCCGACATCTACACCGATCTGCGCCGCCTCGACGGGGTGGCCGGGGTGAGCATGCAGTTGGTGTCCGACGATTCGGACAAGGCCGTGTTCTCCGTGGTGCCCGCCGCCGGACCCACCGACGCGGCCACCGCAGACCTGGTGCGCGCCATCCGTGACCACGCCGGCCCGCTGGCCGACAGCGCGCAGGTGCGCCTCGGCGTCACCGGCATCACCGCCATGGGCATCGACATCTCCGATCGCATCGCCAGTGCCATCCCGCTGTACATCGGTGTGGTGGTGGGACTTTCGCTGCTGGTACTGACCCTGGTGTTCCGGTCGATCGCGGTGCCGGTCAAGGCCACGGTGGGCTTCCTGCTCAGCATCCTGGCCACCTTCGGCGCCACCACGGCAGTGTTCCAATGGGGTTGGCTGCAGCAGCTGTTCGGGCTCAGCGCCACCGGCCCGATCATGAGCTTGCTGCCGATCATCGTGACCGGCGTGCTGTACGGCCTGGCGATGGACTACGAGGTGTTCCTGGTGTCGTCGATGAAAGAGGCGCACGTGCACGGCCTGCGCGGTGACGACGCGGTGTCCCACGGGTTCGCCCAGGCGGCACGGGTGGTGACGGCTGCGGCCGTGATCATGATGGCCGTGTTCGCCGGCTTCGTCTTCAACGCCGACCCGATGATCAAACAGATCGGATTCGCCTTGGCCTTCGGCGTTTTCATCGACGCCTTCGTGGTGCGGATGACGATGGTGCCCGCGGTGATGTCGCTGCTGGGCGACCGCGCCTGGTGGCTGCCCCAGGGGCTGCAGCGGAGCCTGCCCGATCTCGACATCGAGGGCGAGAAGCTCAACCGGGCCCTCGACGCCGAACGGGTGACGGTGTAA
- a CDS encoding TetR/AcrR family transcriptional regulator: MTSSPAPAKRRRADAFANVNRIVEAAKDVFSARGDAATLTDVATQAGVGNATLYRHFPNRQALAAAVYEDIFSTEVQPVFTALVENDAPRESFLDVIERLTDVMVQQRPLLSSLDHLAELTVKLFDRNRELVEAVVSRGQAKGELRSDITADDVANFVAMVTTATVALNQPAALRRRYLGLMADALNPAGAQPLP; the protein is encoded by the coding sequence GTGACCTCGTCGCCCGCGCCCGCCAAGCGTCGTCGCGCAGATGCCTTTGCCAACGTCAACCGCATCGTCGAAGCGGCCAAGGACGTCTTCTCGGCGCGCGGCGACGCGGCCACGCTCACCGACGTGGCGACCCAAGCGGGGGTCGGCAATGCCACGCTCTACCGCCACTTCCCCAACCGGCAGGCACTGGCCGCGGCGGTCTACGAGGACATCTTCAGCACCGAGGTCCAACCGGTGTTCACAGCGCTGGTGGAGAACGACGCCCCCCGCGAATCGTTCCTCGACGTCATCGAGCGGCTCACCGACGTGATGGTGCAACAACGGCCGCTGCTGTCCTCGCTCGATCACCTGGCCGAGCTCACCGTGAAACTGTTCGACCGCAACCGGGAGCTGGTCGAAGCCGTTGTGTCGCGCGGCCAGGCCAAGGGCGAGCTGCGCAGCGACATCACCGCCGACGATGTGGCCAACTTCGTCGCGATGGTCACCACCGCCACTGTGGCCCTGAATCAGCCGGCCGCGCTGCGCCGCCGCTATCTCGGATTGATGGCCGACGCGCTCAACCCCGCCGGAGCCCAACCACTTCCGTAG
- a CDS encoding HAD family hydrolase — protein MTDPTAAAPAVSAGPSGAHIGAFFDVDGTLVDGFTAVPHAGHRIRRRQARIGEVLGVIEAATRYRLGRMEFERLVVRAAGYLRGESLAELDLLGADLFTRRIESRMFPQMRDIVAAHQQQGHTVVILTSALNIHIEALARSLGIDHVLCNYFAVDADGRLTGDIRKPIIWGTRKAEALMRFGDEHQLDLQASYFYSDGEEDLPSMRLVGNPRPVNPRRTLAATAAQAGWPVLRVSIATPRGA, from the coding sequence ATGACAGACCCGACGGCCGCGGCTCCCGCCGTCAGTGCCGGGCCGTCCGGCGCGCACATCGGCGCCTTCTTCGACGTCGACGGCACCCTGGTGGACGGTTTCACCGCGGTGCCACACGCCGGGCACCGGATCCGGCGGCGCCAAGCCCGGATCGGCGAGGTGCTCGGCGTCATCGAGGCCGCCACCCGATATCGCTTGGGCCGCATGGAGTTCGAGCGTCTGGTGGTGCGGGCCGCCGGCTATCTGCGCGGGGAATCGCTGGCCGAACTTGACCTGCTGGGGGCCGACCTGTTCACCCGGCGGATCGAGTCCCGGATGTTCCCACAGATGCGCGACATCGTGGCCGCCCACCAGCAGCAGGGCCACACCGTGGTGATCCTCACCTCGGCACTCAACATCCACATCGAGGCGCTGGCCCGCTCCCTGGGTATCGACCACGTGCTGTGCAACTACTTCGCCGTGGACGCCGACGGCCGGCTGACCGGCGACATCCGCAAGCCCATCATCTGGGGCACCCGCAAGGCCGAGGCGCTGATGCGGTTCGGCGACGAGCACCAGCTGGACCTGCAGGCCAGCTATTTCTACTCCGACGGCGAGGAAGACCTCCCGTCGATGCGGCTGGTGGGCAACCCCCGCCCGGTGAACCCCCGCCGAACCCTGGCCGCCACCGCCGCGCAGGCCGGGTGGCCGGTCCTGCGGGTGAGCATCGCCACCCCCCGCGGCGCCTGA